The following DNA comes from Anastrepha obliqua isolate idAnaObli1 chromosome 1, idAnaObli1_1.0, whole genome shotgun sequence.
gctaACGCGgaacccactttgaacagagctttctcatagtcaaatactcatgcaatataaacccAACACGTTCTTtagatatctttacgatgtcaactAACTAACGCGACTTCACTTTTTGACCAttgaaaacgattttgtggaattttttgttttcgatgtTTTCTGATGTTACCgcttcatttggacgtccactgcgttgtgcctcatcggtgtctctacgatcgcgtttgaagtcaacaaaccatcgttttacTGTTGTTTCTGATAGAGCGGAGTcaccataacacttttcaagtcattGTTTCGCTTGAACGGCATTTTCCCCCTttaagaagcagtgtaaaattaaaacactaaaTTCTTTTGATTCATTgccttgaaaataataatagtagcgtcgctcttagcacaataactctcGAACCAACTATTTCACGaacagaatatcatgaaattttaacagttgTCTTTTTAAGCTTAGTATCATACTAACTGAAAAGGAGGTgagtgcaataaaactagtgccgtctatgtgttaggcccgggacttttcagcccatgtgttagcaAACCCACAATTTCTACTAGGCtttcataaaaatgtctgcattgtttttttttcacacagTGCTATACTTAAGGATGCCATCAGATAACTTACTTACACCGTCATCGAATACGTAATCGGCAACTTAATGTTTTTCTCTCGCAAAATGAGGCCTCGCGCCACTCCACTCCACTCCACAAGAAGAGGCTTCTTTTGGTTTCATTTGGTTATTACAAGGTAGTGTACTATTATAACGTCCGTAAAAAACTTACATATTTGAAGCATTTGCCTAAGTTATTCCATTTCTTCATAgcatacaaaataattaattgacCGCAATTGCAGTATGCTTGAATCCAATGAACTATTGCAGGTCTATTAAAACTTTCAAAACAAGTTAGTATATgagaattgttttatttgtttatttacaataaaaattaaattatttctacattcatatatacatacgtatgtatgtaagtagtctGTGACTGAAGTAATtggaattaatttatttgtatacaaatatCGGTACCGATTTGTTTGATTTATgtacacatgtgtatgtacgtcTGCACATACACCtacaattataattttcactaaatatactaaaaactttactatacatacatacataaattatacTTCCCAAGTGGCTGTACATAGTACACACTGTTTTCGACAGACGAATAAATGCTAGTTATTGAGGCCCACAAGTTTGGGCTTCaagccatatacatatgtatttaccacCTCAACACCACCCTACTTTTATTTCCTCTTCACTGTTTCACAGTGGTTGACTTTGTTGCCTCGGCTACTTCTTGCCCTTCGGTATTGCGTAGATGGCGATGTAGACTATAATCAGCACCAAAGGGAATCGAAGTGTGCAGACTGCCATGTGGTGTCGGCGATGACGTTGTTGGTATGAGGTAACGAAGATCGGGACTAGTGGAACTACCTACACCATTCAAACTATCCAGGAATGAGGGTCGTTGATCATTCGCACGTTGTTCTTTGCCCGGTGGAAATGATTCCCCCGCATTAAGAGCAGTAAAGGGATTCCGTAACGAGAAGTTGATAAGACCGACGGTTTCATAATTATAAGGTTGTTGAGGCTTCACACCTCCGTGCAAATTATTGTAGACATAATTTCCAAAACCAATAACATTTGTTTTGTCCAAATCATTGGTTTTATATGGACTGCCGAAATGGTTGGAAGCTTTGTTGATTGCGTGCAAGTTGTATGACTGAGCGAAGGCGCCGTGTGATGGGCCATAGTCATTGGTTAATGTCAAACGGAGCACACGGTTATTAACTTCATTATGATGCagattttttaggaaaaatcgATGAAATTTGGATGATACAGCATAAACAATGCCCGGCtcatttggtgttgttgtcATGTCGGCAACAAATTGTAGGCGATCACGGTCATGGGCGAGAACCACTTGGTTGTTACTGCTGGGATTCCATGAAGCAATTGCAGTTTCAGTAAGTGGACTGAAAATAACGCTATTGTCGATGGGCGAAACGGTGAGTGCGATACCCTGTGATGATTTCTTACCGACCAATTTCACTTTGAGTATTTCGTTTTGAGCAAGCGGTCCAGCACGCAGCACATCTCGGGTGACGGAGAATAAACTggcaaataattgaaaatgaagTAAGTGATGTGTTAAAAGCAAGATTGTTTCATGTCGTACCGATCAGTAGCCAAAGGTTGGAAGTATAGGACTCCCAATTTGGTGTCGAACGCTAAGCCCACAACCCCATCCATCAATATGAAACGATCGTTGAGAATCTCTGATTGCGCAAAATCTGGATCTGGATACATAGCCGGATGGGATACGCGCCATGTAACATCACGACCACTATCATAAACGATGATGCCTGGAAAATGGgaaagatatacatacatatatactttttttacatccatttctttattgccatctgtattttaaaaattaaacaatatttttacttaaagctatttaattcatttaagagaaaaaaacatttatggaataaactcagtggtgcaaccatttactaattttatgataATAATTTAGACTAATTTATTAACATATGAGGTCTTTTGTAGATTTTCTCTTAAGTCTGGCGAAGGTTATGGGATTTGCAATTATTCCTGTGACAATAGGGTTTGAGTGCGATTGTAGTCCTGTGTTGTGTGATatggcatattttcttatttcttcaattattgtCTGTACTTTGAGATCACGATGAATTTGTGCTTTTGTGATATTTTAAGAGGCATTTGAGATCATTCTtaaggttttcgactggaatCTTTGAAGTGATTCGATGTTTGAGTTAGCTGCAGTGCCCCAAAGTTGATCGCCATATGCCCATATCGGTTTCAAGATAGCTGAGTAAAGTGAGAGCTTAATTTTGAGAGAAACATGGGAATTTCGATGTAGTAACTAATTTAGGTTTCTAAGTTTTATTTCCAGAGCTTTacgtttggtgaaaatatgggGTTTCCATGTCAGTTTCTATCAAGAGGCATGCCGAAATATTTTGTGACGTTAATTTGGGGGATGATTACATTATTGGCAGTATAAGATTTCCAAGAAACATTTCATTTGCACGCGTAACTAACTATACATAGGTTTTATGCAGTAATGCTACGTATTCAGTTTTTcgttttcttattaatttaacTCTCCAAAGGACTTTAAAGTTTCTAAAGACTAAAGcttcataaaatagttttaaatgctTATTCAATGTTAGTAATACGGATATCAAACGAAAGATGATAAATCCACCTATTAAATAACATTTATTGCTTTGCGATTTTCCTGGGTAgcaaaaaagttgactttagTCGCATGGTGTTATCTGTTTCTTCACAAGTCATTTactctttttttactttactcaCCTGGTTCTACTGTATCGGAAATATATGCAAACACATCGTCACAGTTGCCAGCCGTCGCTGTTCCCTCGTCGATGACGAGATTCGTAAACAAAGACTCGCCACGCAGAATTTCTGCAGGGAAATCCACACGACGCACCACTTGATCAGTATGCAAGTCGATAATTAAAATCTTCGGCGGACAGGTTATTTCGTAGTCTTCAAGTGAGCGTGAAACGCCAGCATCTAGAAGCCATAAGCGATTGCATGAATCGATACGCATGCGATATACAGACACCAATACTAAGTCGCTACAGTTGAAGTCTGTGCGACCGGTTGTCGAAAATGACCAGTCTGGGTAGGCCTGAAAGGAAATGTATGCAAAAACGTGCGagaatgcaaatatttacatatatgtgtatgtatttgggttttttttcaACTTGTCTATGTGGTATGTAGTGCTCACCTGCAGCGCCGGTGAATCACCGAACTCCGCCTTCGAAACAACATTCACGGTCGACGACACGCCAGAGAACAATTTTGGCGTCGCTATGAAAATCCGGTCATAGGTGACTGCAATACCGGTTGCCAGCACATTGGATGGATTGTAGAAATTTAAATCGTGTATGGGTGCATGTGGTAGGAAATTATACGTAAACAGCTTCCACTGTTTAGCAGTCTGCAAGGTTGAGGACTCAGCCAACGCATCGACGGTCCACCAGCCGGCAGCCACGACAGCGAAGATCAAGAGCGTTACGGCGGCTGTAAAATGCTTCATGGCTATTTGCTTAAGCTGCTTACAACTATGCAGCGGCACAATTTACtgcaaaatgaatgaatgaatgcaaCAATTTGAAGTTTATATTGGTTTAATGACTTGGTAAATGCGCTGAGctgtaataaattattttaatgtaaagtATCAATCATGTTAGATTTGTGACTTATTGAGATTTTCGACAAGTGATAGCTTAAGCAATTACCACTAAAGGTAAGCCGACGTTTGCTGatggttttttgatattttgccaATCAGGCAATGAAACCATCAAACATGGCATCTTGAAGTACCTGCCACTTATTTGTGTTAATAACTTAATTGGCAAACCGCTGCGGGGCCAACACTTACGAGTAATGAGTAATCATTATTTTGGCATttaaattgtaatatttacacGTCTACACATTGTACGTACAGACATACATAAGCACTGattgattattgattattgaATGAGATAACAAGGCCACGCGCTGGCGCCTAATTTTGAAACACttctagttaattttttatttatgtatttatttaatttttttctttttttttcaatttaattgtcTTCAAATCGACATGGCAAAACGAGCAAAAATAGCCACAACTAACCGCCCCCTTGTTTCGCATACTTATATGGAAAAGTGCCAATGAACAAATTGAATAAGCGGCGCAAAGTCgcaaatatacacttttctaaaTTCACACTTCTCCTTGGTTACATTTAAGCGTCAAGTGTGACActtcaaaaacgaaaaattggTTTAAATGTCCAGAAGTGAAGTTgattaaaaaataccatttaatttttttatttacacttgCGTATAACTTAAGTTGGCTAAGTGTTGCGCGCCGGTTTATGGCAAACTAATGAGTCagtatcatttttcattttcttgtcTATGGTTGAGCAGTTTTGAAAGGAAATATTTAACTAGTCAAGAATGGTATTTTGTATTTAGTTTGTAATACGCATacttactgaaaaaaataaatagttgttAAATGGAAAGCAATCCAAACATGTAAGCCTGCAATTTGAATAATATGGAGCTACTTAATTGACGCAATCAGCAACATTCCCGTCAGCCTAAATGtcattttacttcttttttgaaCGCGTATTCCTATTCGGGAACTGATCGGACCCGCGTAAAATAAGTCGCAGAATCGCTTATTCGTTCCCAAAGAGAAAAAAGTcgtaaaaatcgaattttcagggttgggcatagtgcaataaataattaattgataAAGCGGATTGTTAAAACAGTGAAAAACTGAAGATTTAGTGATTGTGCAACCTTCATTTTAACTACCACTAAAAAATTAGTGGTAGTGCAATTTAGTGGTAGTGCGAAATGCCCAACCCTgctaattttcatataatttttctgtATCATCCAATTAAAAAAGGCCATAAACCAAAAGTTATTTtacgtattttatttaaactaaaaaatttagttttatgctGTTTTAAGTTACAGTAGAAGACTTCAAAAAAGTTCACTACAGTAATAAACTAGAGCACCACTTACTTATACAGGTTGTACGGTGGCAAAATTAGGAATTAaagtcaaaattataaaataatttctaattttaaaagtttatttcaataactattacaaagAACATAAGAGtgaattttatttctaaaaatgatTTCCTCTAAATGTTGACCTTTATGTGGCGTACTGGCCTGCGTACTCCGTGCCACTCGCTGGAGAAGCGGCGTCGGGATGCCATTCACCTCAtgaatgatattttcttttagtgctgaaAGAGTAGCTGGGTTTGTTTCAAAGACTTTATTTTTGAGGTACTATTAGAGAAGACAGTTCATTGGGATAAGATCGAGCGATCTGGGTTACCAGGATATATCCAAAACGGCAATTCTCCTGAATCCATGTGTGTATATTGAAAGAAGGATATTCTCTCATTATGGGTAGGAAATAATCGAGAAAATTAAGGAAATCTATGACGAGAAGTTGCACACGAATCATTGGGCTAGAATTGGCGCTTCGATAGTGGATGCACGTTGCTCAGCCATGAGCCATGAATATACTCTGAAGGAAGTCATACAGGCCAAAAAtggttttgttatttattatataaatatgtaattggTCATTAAATGATGAGAAGTTTTTCCTTTTAAATCCTCATAAGTATTGCGGTAACCTTCCATTAACTTTTGATGGTTATGACAAAGTATCGTGAAATATTCTTTGTCgggataataattaaaaaaaaaaaattctttaaggtAGTTTGCCTTTTAAAGTCCGTGTCGAAGCTATGCCGTTGTAAATGGAGAAGTAACACAACAGGCAGCGTTTTCGTCGCTCTCAAAAAATCtacgcaaaagaaaaaaaatccggGTAAAAAACTGCGCAAAATGGGGGTCCGTATATAActattacatatatatgattATACAGAAAGGTGGTAAAGAGTTGTCTcaataatatacaaatattcaatCTTTAGCAATTAAATACTTTTCAGTgggaacaaaatataatataaggaaATGATGAAATAAGTGTTCCTTTACAAACCGATAACTTTTCTTATCGACATATTGTTATTTTGGCTAGAATTTTCGTTTAAGGTTTTATAATGCAAAACAGAGataagaggattttttttatgttctcaaattttaagaatttcagGACTTTTAACTTCGAGACTCATTGTAAAAAATTCAGACCTTCGGTTGAAGTATTAAATTGAAGTGGTGTGGTGATTGATGTTTTGCTCAAGGCCTCTAACCCTATTTCTTCGTGGTTGATTCTGCTGAAAATTTAGCATTTATACCAATTGTAGCAATTGAATCaactaaaaatatgaaaaaaacctAGTTTTAAGCGCTTAAAGGGGGTGCACcaaataaagggtccgccatataactttacggaattaaaaatgctataaaaaagaaactactcaatatttttccaaactgttttttttattttgaagtacaatcctcccggttaatgatggaacacaacttcattcatatggctgcctcggctagccatgcaccatcccatacgatcggtccaatttttcaacacattttcgattgtatgcgttGAGAatgacggtgaactgatgttcctggtgattcacgaacactctcggccacagcagcaatattttcgggtgtacgcacggtttttggtcggtcacgcgttggtttgtcaataagcaacccagtttctcttacttttttcgcaaagtaacgcacatacgcttcattcggtgcttttcttcttcccattgccgtacgtagttttcgtacacattctgcaacattaccatgatttttaaagtaatgtcgcaatatttcccagcgttctttgagcgtatatacaaccattttcgttcagcggaagaataaaactaattttctgtcaaatcagatgagaGCTAaatgttaccattcttcaaataatatctagttcaaatccgtaacgatagatggcgggccctgtataaaaataagttataaaaatacgtctaaaaatattaatagctacatttttttacctattataataaatatatatggctTCCTTAGCAGTAATATGTAAGAATTTTTCGAACAAAGTTATACCTATATTAGAAGTGttcattgttgttgtcgttACAAGAACATAAAAACTTCCCAATAAATTTTTGGGGACTACTATGAAAATGACAGTCCTTGGACGGACTTTAGTCTAGGTTGCTCCGGTAACTTTCAACCGACCGTCGTGGGACAGTATGGT
Coding sequences within:
- the LOC129235363 gene encoding major royal jelly protein 1; this encodes MKHFTAAVTLLIFAVVAAGWWTVDALAESSTLQTAKQWKLFTYNFLPHAPIHDLNFYNPSNVLATGIAVTYDRIFIATPKLFSGVSSTVNVVSKAEFGDSPALQAYPDWSFSTTGRTDFNCSDLVLVSVYRMRIDSCNRLWLLDAGVSRSLEDYEITCPPKILIIDLHTDQVVRRVDFPAEILRGESLFTNLVIDEGTATAGNCDDVFAYISDTVEPGIIVYDSGRDVTWRVSHPAMYPDPDFAQSEILNDRFILMDGVVGLAFDTKLGVLYFQPLATDRLFSVTRDVLRAGPLAQNEILKVKLVGKKSSQGIALTVSPIDNSVIFSPLTETAIASWNPSSNNQVVLAHDRDRLQFVADMTTTPNEPGIVYAVSSKFHRFFLKNLHHNEVNNRVLRLTLTNDYGPSHGAFAQSYNLHAINKASNHFGSPYKTNDLDKTNVIGFGNYVYNNLHGGVKPQQPYNYETVGLINFSLRNPFTALNAGESFPPGKEQRANDQRPSFLDSLNGVGSSTSPDLRYLIPTTSSPTPHGSLHTSIPFGADYSLHRHLRNTEGQEVAEATKSTTVKQ